Proteins from one Ipomoea triloba cultivar NCNSP0323 chromosome 1, ASM357664v1 genomic window:
- the LOC116015493 gene encoding mRNA-decapping enzyme-like protein, whose translation MSFSQTAKLMPNLDERSTKVLNLTVLQRIDPFIEEILITAAHVTFYEFNVDLNQWSRKDVEGSLFVVKRNAQPRFQFVVMNRRNTENLVEDLLGDFEFEIQVPYLLYRNAAQEVNGIWFYNSRECQEVGNLFSRILSAYSKVSPKPKLSSNKSEYEELEAVPTCAVIEGPLEPSFTVPAHTDVAEDSSFLNFFDAATSIGANPSKPLNTGQPYYASAPNIAPTLHVPGPIPSPTSNLQVPTAPQSAPSIPSLSLHEGTDPTTVKTNQVANLVKPSTFFTPPLSPVLPINPVASSISTPALHPPLNIQRPHGTPMLQPFPPPTPPPSLTSNPSPINVPLSREKVRDALLVLVQDNQFIDLVYQALLKVHQS comes from the exons ATGTCTTTTTCCCAAACCGCAAAGCTGATGCCGAATCTGGACGAACGGAGCACCAAGGTGCTTAACCTCACCGTTCTCCAGAGAATCGATCCCTTTATTGAGGAGATCTTAATCACCGCCGCTCACGTTACCTTCTACGAGTTCAATGTCGACCTTAATCAGTGG AGTCGTAAGGATGTTGAAGGTTCTCTCTTTGTAGTTAAAAG GAACGCTCAGCCAAGGTTCCAGTTTGTTGTTATGAACCGTCGGAATACAG AGAATCTGGTGGAGGATCTCTTGGGAGATTTTGAGTTTGAAATTCAGGTTCCATATCTGTTGTATCGTAATGCAGCACAAGAAGTTAATGGCATCTGGTTTTACAATTCACGTGAATGTCAGGAGGTTGGAAATCTATTTAGTAG AATTCTTAGTGCATATTCCAAGGTTTCTCCAAAGCCAAAGCTAAGTTCAAACAAAAG TGAGTATGAAGAACTGGAGGCAGTACCAACCTGTGCAGTGATTGAGGGGCCGCTTGAACCATCATTTACTGTGCCTGCTCATACTGATGTTGCTGAAGACTCCtcctttttgaatttctttGAT GCGGCTACTAGTATTGGAGCCAACCCTTCAAAGCCTCTGAATACTGGGCAGCCTTACTATGCTTCTGCTCCAAACATAGCTCCAACCTTGCATGTTCCTGGCCCCATACCCTCTCCTACATCCAATCTGCAGGTCCCTACAGCACCTCAATCGGCTCCTTCAATTCCTTCTCTGTCTCTTCATGAAGGTACTGACCCGACAACCGTCAAAACCAATCAAGTTGCTAATCTTGTTAAGCCCTCTACTTTCTTTACACCTCCTTTGTCACCCGTATTGCCAATCAACCCTGTCGCCTCTTCTATCTCTACACCTGCTCTTCATCCTCCTCTGAATATACAGCGCCCACATGGTACACCAATGCTTCAACCCTTCCCACCTCCGACACCACCACCATCTCTCACCTCTAACCCCAGTCCTATTAATGTGCCACTGAGCAGAGAAAAAGTTCG